From the genome of Triticum aestivum cultivar Chinese Spring chromosome 3B, IWGSC CS RefSeq v2.1, whole genome shotgun sequence, one region includes:
- the LOC123065304 gene encoding uncharacterized protein produces MAANGQPAAAVATIDDLPENLLLDIFLRLPSLSDLVRAACTCLAWRNLVTNFPPFRRQFIDLHPAPLLGLFFDTPFQAVPGIPTFAPARRNDPELVAAILSGDFFLTSLQARDGPEANWSFLDACGGYLLLIKEDEVLLLLLNPLARWCERFFDLSDSRIFEDDDYDREGDRQLLYAGLICDDENPASFGIFCLAAHGEFRLRAAVFFSFLGMGGDWFLSPWLDVPHHPNPHPEGDEDDEDDDGDEGDLVLESGMRVGNFIYWLYQNRAYVVVLDPDPNNPRLFVEMIPPLLNLEGFRSSILGQINGDKMCIAYSNGFNIGFMLRQEDGLDAGAWANSRVFNLTDQVRRKLGYLPQNGLKIAAMRGSIVYFTTSQMFHPLDATCWFACLCLESRRLEWLFPRTYNGLFQPYHHSSWSTFLLPENERFYPFI; encoded by the coding sequence ATGGCCGCCAACGGCCAGCCGGCGGCGGCGGTCGCCACCATCGACGACCTCCCTGAAAACCTGCTGCTCGATATCTTCCTCCGCCTTCCCTCCCTCTCGGACCTCGTCCGCGCCGCCTGCACCTGCCTGGCCTGGCGCAACCTGGTGACCAACTTCCCCCCCTTCCGCCGTCAATTCATCGACCTCCACCCGGCGCCCCTCCTCGGCCTCTTCTTCGACACGCCGTTTCAGGCTGTCCCCGGCATCCCCACCTTCGCCCCCGCCCGCCGGAATGATCCGGAGCTCGTGGCCGCCATCTTGAGCGGTGACTTTTTCCTCACCAGCCTCCAGGCGCGCGACGGCCCGGAAGCTAACTGGAGCTTCCTCGACGCCTGTGGCGGCTACCTTCTCCTCATCAAAGAGGATGAGGTATTGCTCCTGCTGCTAAACCCCTTGGCACGGTGGTGCGAGCGGTTCTTTGATCTGAGTGACTCCCGCATCTTCGAGGACGACGACTACGACCGCGAAGGCGATCGTCAACTCCTTTACGCCGGCCTGATCTGCGATGACGAAAACCCCGCGAGCTTTGGCATCTTCTGTCTTGCTGCCCATGGAGAGTTCAGGTTGCGGGCTGCGGTCTTCTTCTCATTCTTGGGAATGGGCGGCGATTGGTTCCTCTCCCCATGGTTGGATGTCCCGCACCATCCCAACCCCCACCCGGAAGGtgacgaagatgacgaagatgacgatggtgacgaaggTGATCTTGTGCTTGAGAGCGGCATGCGAGTGGGTAATTTCATCTACTGGCTTTATCAGAATCGTGCGTATGTGGTTGTCTTGGACCCCGACCCAAACAACCCGCGATTGTTTGTTGAGATGATCCCCCCTCTTCTAAATCTGGAAGGTTTTCGCAGCTCGATCCTTGGCCAAATTAACGGCGATAAGATGTGCATTGCTTATTCAAATGGATTCAACATCGGTTTCATGCTGCGTCAAGAAGATGGCCTTGATGCTGGGGCATGGGCTAACAGCAGGGTATTCAACCTGACTGATCAAGTTCGACGGAAGCTTGGGTACTTACCCCAGAATGGGCTGAAAATTGCGGCAATGCGGGGTAGCATAGTGTACTTCACAACATCACAGATGTTCCATCCGCTCGACGCCACTTGTTGGTTCGCTTGTCTGTGCTTGGAAAGTCGCAGGCTGGAGTGGTTGTTTCCGAGGACGTATAATGGTCTCTTCCAACCATACCACCATTCATCGTGGAGTACTTTTCTGTTACCAGAGAATGAAAGATTTTATCCCTTCATATGA